A region of the Nothobranchius furzeri strain GRZ-AD chromosome 13, NfurGRZ-RIMD1, whole genome shotgun sequence genome:
TAGATAATGGTCAGCTGTTCACAACAATGAGAGAAAAATCTAATTTCAGCAGCTTGAGCGTGTTTGGATTAAAGTGTTTCTATGACTGCAGTAACCCATTCTCCAGCTTTTATAACAAGTCACCCATTAAAATCGTTTGGAGTTTGAATCTGAAAAGGCAGGTAAACATTTACAGTTACACCAACACTGAGCTTATCGTGAAGTTTGCATGAGATCTGAGATCGGTGTGTCACACGAGATTACAGATTAAAACTAACAAAAACTTCTATTCCCATCCCGACTCCCGCTGCTGGCGCTTTGCCTAAAACTCTCATAACAGTTTCATCAGGAACATTTTACCTAGTCAGACCGATGCTTATCTTCAGTTTGACACAGAAATGTCCCTGCAGCCGGGCAGCTTTGGTGACGGATTTCTGGTTACATAAAACTCTGACAATCCACAAATAAAATGGGTTTTCCCAGTTTCTATAGGCGAAGGTGAAAATATGGTTCCTTTCTGGGCGTTATTCACAGCTTCAGTAACTCTGGAAGAAAGTGAATTATGTTGCATGTAACACTATATCAATGTGAACTGCAACATGAGCACATGTTACTTTCTTTACTAGTTTACCCATCACTACAACCAGTATGGTGGTGCTTTTATGGCACAGtattatggcgcggtatgggggccaaaattaagactactgcccagcagcaggaggctatataaattccgaagcaaactaccgacctgattaatgataagctggtgcTGGTaagtgagaggctggcgctgcttaccggcgttattactagatacgctagggactagcagcccttggctggtcattgactggttcaaacactccctctgctgtctattagcatggataggctagcgttagcctggacgggctggtgttagcattggagaggctagccattagcgtgcctaggctggccactagctggatttcctacctcctcgacggaccattagcatggatagactGGCATtaacatcggagaggctagccattagcatgtcttggagagtcactagtcagctagtggccagcctaggcacgctaatggctagcctcgccgatgctaacgccagcctatccatgctaatggtccattaagggggtaggaaatccagctagtagccagcctaggcacgctaatggctagcctttccaatgctaacaccagcctgtccaggctaacgctagcctatccatgctaaaagacagcagagggagtgtgtgaaccagtcaatgaccagccgagggatgctagtccctagcgtatctagtaataacgccggtaaaggtgctattcctcagtaagcagcgccagcctctcacttaccggcgccagcttatcattaatcaggtcggtagtttgcttcagaatttatatagcctcctgctgctgggcagtagtcttaattttggccctcaTACCGCTCCATAGTGCTTTACCATTAAATTGCTTGTGTTTAATGCTAAGAAAATGATCCTAAATGTTAGTTTAATGTTTGTTACAAACTCTCAATTTCATAGACTAAAAAACAAACATCATAAGAACCTCAAACTATTGATTAAATCCACCTGAAGACTTAAGAACGTCGAAGAGACGAGATCCAGTTTCATAAAGACAGCTCAATCTGGACAAGTCACTGTGTTAAACTGCTGACAGGCTAGTTgtattacaacacaatagatgtaGAGAGAAAATGTGTGTTGAAACCCGAAGCTGCAGACTTCGACGGCACCACCCCCAGCCCTGAGAGAAAACAACCAAACAAAAGGTAGAGAGGATATCCTTCAAGTTTCTAGCTTACGGCTCAGATAGGGCTGTCATCAGACCTCAGTTATACTAAAACAAGAGCAGGGAAGCATTCTGAATTTAGTTCAGCAGCTAAAAGAAACCGAGGTTTGTCATTTTGGAGGAGTCTCCTTGTAAACCAACCAAACGGCATATTCTCACTCAGAATGGGTAATTTAAATCAATCAAATTAATGATTTTTTGGGGCAAATCAATATCAAACATGATTTTGTGCCACACCTGGTAATGTCCTGCAACAACAAACTAAGCATTCCACCACTGGGAGGTAAATTAACCAAGTATGATCACCAGCTACGCGCCGTAGCTTATGCACACTTTTAGATGTTGTAACAAGTCAAACAATGAGAAACACTCTTAGCTTTCAGAAAAATTTCGATAACACACGTTAGATTATCTCCACGCTTGCAGGACTTGCACGCTGACAAGTGCTCATGAAACTTTGAAAATAAGTAAACACGATTCTCTCACCTGGTACATCGTACCACTGTGCCCCGTTTGTAATGCCGTCTTCAAAGGTTTCATGAGGGGTGTCGGGACAGTTGGGGTGACCGGTCTTCATCTCAGGGTGATTCTGGGAATACACCATAGCCAAAAAGCGAAACAGGTTGTCATCCTCAGACCGACTGTAGAAGCCTCCACGCATGTGAGAGGCAGAGTCATCAAAAGGGTAACTGGCGACCACCGTTCCACCGTGCAGGTTCCCCGACAGAACAAATCTATAGAGATAGTGGTCAGTTTTAGTGAATTAGTTTATGGTGTTAGCTGGAGAGAATGTTGCACAGCAGGTAAACAGTGCAACTTTCATTCCTTCTTTTCAGAGTTGACCTTTAATAATGTCTGTCTTCTGAACTGATACTAGATACATGAGAAACTGTAAATAATCATAACAGTGGTGGATGAAAATGCACATTTACACTTAATTTTGCAATTTCTCGCCATGCATTTGGATGGAAACTCTTCAAGAAAACGTTGTAATTTTATGAAAACGACCCATCTGATCCCAACAGCTGTTTTTAAAGTACACTGCAGTTACTTTTCAGCCACTTTTTATGTTTAGCTTTTGAATGATGTGGAGATTTCATGATAAATGAACCAGCTGTGGATGCAATTCAAACAGAACTTTGAAAAATGCTGATGAAAATCCATCTGAAGGTTTTTTCAGCTTCTTCATAAACCTTTGCAGTTTTTCAGAAGCTGAGTTGACGTTCAATCTAGAAAAAGATTTGTGGTCGGGCATCTCAGAGCCCTGCCTTCATCCTGAAACAGACGGACACCGGAATAACGGATAAATGTTTTTGTAAAACAATCTAACCTCCACCTGCTTCAATAGTGGCCGATGACTGTGTGCAAATATGGGCTTGATTTGTTGAGGCCTGTTTAAATAAACGTTAACCTGAATATATACTGCTTAGTCACCAAGCAAATGAATACTGGCAGTGATGTGAGCCTGCTAAGAAATGGAAAATTCCTCTTTTGCACCATGGTCCaggtgtgtgtttaaatgtgacaAAAGGGTACTAGCTGCCCTTTTAGGTTCCTGAAATACATCTAAAGTATTCTAGCTAAAaattagggatgtcccattccgaTATCGAAAAACAGTGTATCCGATTATATTGGACAGTATCAAAATTCTCTGATATAAGCAGTtctttaaggttcacatttttgcagccaatgtttaaaatttttcttttttcacacttattgttattggctcttgttctctgatTGAGTAATAATCACATGATCAactctttcatacattccacactacaataggtaaaagtatgtatgatttgtgctaatATTGAATCagacaatattattattatttgtaatattattattattacaaattTGATGCCCAACTGccttctgtccaggaactgtacatcagcaggaccaggaaaaaggcagtgaatattgtccaagatgccacacatcctgcatctactctcttccatctcctcccatctggcagacgctatagatcactgtacacaaaaactaccagacacaagaacagtttctttccttcagccatttctctcctgaatctgtagattattttaccttccttttattacagtttttaatacttattcagtatgcttatggatatgtgtgtgtgtgtgtgtgtgtgtgtgtgtgtgtgtgtgtgtgtgtgtgtgtgtgtgtgtgggtatgtatatatgtatatatgtgtgtgtgtgtgtgtaaatgaacatgtgtgtgggtatacatgttcttatgtgtttttaggtatttttattctcatttattgtggttgttgtatgttttagagagagaACATCtaacgaagacaaattccttgtaaatgtacttttacttggccaataaatctgaaatctgactgatatgtatcggtcaatactgaaggctgcaatatcggtattgtaTCGGTGGTGAAAGAGTTGTATCAGGACATCCCTTCTGAAAATGTTTAGTTCTTGAAGTTTTGGGACTGCTTGCTTTGTCCAGCTTAAATCATTACTCACACATTGTAACTATGTCTCTAAATAGACTTTATTAGTAATACTCACTTGTTTTCCTGTATCCATCTGATCACTGCCGTGACCTCCGGTATGTCATTTGGATCAGCAGACGCTCCATCAAACTGGTCAGGAAAACTCCTGTTCAGGTCAACGCTCTTGGCATTATTTCGACCCCCGTGGACTCCTGCGCAGTCGCCCTCTTTGGATTTCTCGAAGCCGTCAGGGTTCATGCTGGGCATGATGTAAATATCCGTGCTGTTCACCAGCTCAGCAATCCGAGCTTCCTCCTCGTATTTAGTCAACAGGTGCTCCACAAGGTAAACCAGCACCTGTCTGGACACGGTTTCGTCACCGTGCATGTTCCCAACGTATTTAAATTTCGGTTTACCCGGTGTGTCTTTGTCTGGGTCCAGTGTGATCCGCATCACCCACAGCTCCCTGCCTTCCACAGACTTACCTATGCTCGACAGTCTCGCTATGTGCGGGTATTTATGCTCTAATGACTGTAGAAGTTCTGTTAATTCATAATAATTGTAGTACTTATTGTAAGTTTCTACCGTTTCTGCTTGCGAGGGTCCGGTGCCCCGTGGCCGGTGCTGCCTCGTTCCGCCAGAGACAAGAACAAGAGGAAGGAAAGCGAAAAGTAACACCCGCCGCTTCAACGACGGAAAAAAAGGCTCCCAAATGTGAACCATGTCGACTCGTTGTCTACTTTTACACCATCCGAACTTACGAAACGAAGGGCATAAAAGAAAGTGTGACTTTGGGCCCGCTTTTGCGACAACAGATGTTTTGTTTTTAGCTGTCGGAACAACTCTGGCCTGCTTGTTTCCTTTTACTTCCGTTCACCTCTGCGTGGGCGGAGCTTCAACGTGACGCCTAGATTTAACCCTTAAGGACCCGTAGTGACACTGGTTTCAGAACCCATTTCAAAAATCTGCTAAATTGCTTCTTGAGTCAAATATTCAAGTTTGAAAACCCAAAGTGACATATATATAGAGaaaattattttactttttattgtaTTTGATTTTTTTCTACATTTCGATGAATTTATTCTGTTTTCTGATTCAAAAGGATTGTTCCAATGCGTAAGGGTGGACCGGTGAATTAGGCACACAATTGACGGAACTTCACCGGTTAAAGTTAACGTTGAGTGGCAAAATTAAAACAGTGTGGGGCACTACAAAACGGATAAGTCATGGATTTGTTAGATCTTATGTCATGGAAACGGTCAAAAAATTAAAAACTTATAAGAGCTGGCAACATCTAAGCCACTgcattctttaaaggtgtggttcactgaaacccCATTTCTGATAATATACAGTCagttttttcatgcaggctaaacatgaaaatagtcccttacacctatctcctccattagtttctggtagaaaatagacgatgaaactctgggatttaaaaagcctgacagatctacatcacactgtcacttaacattcatggactcacatgATGGGGAATACTATTGTTGTTTTAGCATGTGTCTTggcgaagctaactgttagctatgatttgaaaagtctgaccgCTCTACATCAAGCGGTATCTTTGACTCACCAGTCTTGACTCTCAACAGGGAattggctgttgttgttttagtgtccagtaGACGGCAGAGAAGTCTTGGCTGgttaaagctaactgttagcattagcaacttcaccacatggcagaagctcttcCAGGTGTTGTGATTTgaatttgtatatttatacactgtaattagataatttaattatctgattttgtatatttatacactttaattaggtcatcagaagtggttgtttttatcatcagggagtttacttaaacactctgtattgactgagagacaagaaaagagagagagttgggatcgtttaagaatctttaatttctataattataaattcttacaatctaccaggactatctcaatgataaatgcatatggatttagatgtttcgtgttggtgtgtgtgtgtgttttgttcagaatctctaggctgagtagtgaatctggtttgttatgactaggctaccacgaggcttcagaagctgatgacatgagccaccATCTTGCCACGTACCGtcgatggagtctcccgtgtagatcaggaattgccaggttctaagacctcggttgtactggagctggtgaaacagcggtcgcagcactacaaagcccgtctgaggatgactccggtagtagtcgacaggcgtcagcaagttcactcttattttgaagggacgtaGTCTCGTCGGtacaacgacggaaatctccagcttgaacagttctcagcttaaaacaggaagtacagatggccagcctgtattcctctttgcggtgatggattgagagctggttgaaaacactgttgagagtatgatgtaactccttggagctcggatcgaacagagctgatgtcaacgaggaactcttaacgtggaactgaatataaaatggcgttgccttctttttatatctcccagttgtttatgaatcttagtaaaccggattggactactttcataaacaaaccagattctgccctaccacagacgaaagttctgattggttgaaaacaatgtgtcatgcgtttccatggtaatgcatatcagtctgtctggtgcagccctgtttattcatttaaacacataactcatgacatctttatttcacagatcattcacctgattattaatgatcaacaaatgctttgattagcttatcacaaataaagtactttgattaatcaatgaaaagtgttcttcttctgttcttctggaaTGTGTAGCAttaggaagtttataatggtctgcccttaacagctgccccttcacacagtaacatcgccaaggtcggacgcttggttcagtatgtttacattccagatgtagagacagaagaacagaagaagaacctcAGATTTATTGGGTAAATTCTATAGATTAGTTTTCTCAGACATGAAATCCTTCATCTACAAGAAGAAAGTTTAGCTGATGAAGGTTTAATGGTACATCTTCTTTTTGAGAAGCTCTTGTGAACAATATCTGTATTTAGTCAGCCTAGTTCCATCACAACAAAAATCAACATTTTAAATGTGCAGTCATCAGTAAGACACAAAAGTTTGATCAATAAATGTTAAAATTAAACTTTTAGGCCAAGATAAAATTATATGTGGAAGAAAAAACATCAGCAACTGTAAATCTCAGTTTACGCCTTGATGTCAAGTATTACTGAATTCAAATATACTGAAGAAATCCTAGTTCCATATAAAACAGACGTGTGAAttgttctttatttattaggttaAACATTATAAATCAATGTGAGAATGATTGACATCGGTGGTTTCAGACTACGGTTTTGTCATGAAATATTTCCTTGTTTAAAAGTTTGTCTTCAACTTTTAGTTTATTTCTTTAtcaataatcaatttccctctgggattaataaagtatttttgaaatgaattgaattgaattatcggGATAAAACAACTGATGAGAAATGACCGAGGAAATAGGAACGTTTaattttaagatgtgtgttttataaaTGGAAGTTGTATAAAAAGAACGTAAATAGAGGTATTTCAGGTAATTTCAGATCATAAAATCTATATGTTCTCAAAAAAATGTTTGTGCAGCTTTCATCCTAACGTGTGTTTTCTTTCAAGGCACAATAAGGAGCACCATGCAGGTTAGCAGCAGACTCTTGAATTTGTGTTTATTTAAGTTgccccttctttctttctttattgctGGTAGCACCATAGTTACCCACAAACATGCAAATCAATGACTGAGTGACAACACCACTCTGTTGCCACCTAGAGGCCTTTAAATTCGTCCACTTGCATCTGCAGGAGGCATCAGTCAAGAGCTTCTTGTCGGTTTCTCTCTCCTCAATTCTCTCCGATgcttttcttcattttcttttggCAACAAAACAAAACTTCTGTAAAAATCTTGATTCCAAAGCACCAGAGGATGCTGGAATGACAGGGTGAATGAAggaagatgaagaggaggaggcggaggaggaggttgTAGAGGAGGTAATGAGTGAGCGGTTGGGAGAGGTGGCCGCAGGCCTCATTGCTGGATCCGACGCAGCGACTGCACCTGGAAGGACTGAGCATGGGAGCCCCACTCTCTGTAGTGTTTGTACTCGCCGCCGTGGCGATCACATTCCATTATGTACTGGTAACCACGGTAACCCGGAAACTGATAGCACACCcaactggaggaggaggagagaagaggaATAATTACTGAGATGCGTACCAGAAGAAGAGAAATGTTGATCACAACAAAATGAATACAGAAAGCCACTTCGGAAGGTTTTTTGTTACAATCGAGGAAAATTAGTAAGATTTTGTGCAAAAATTGTCTGCACATAATTTGCAGAATATGTCTGTTTTGCACCTGTATCAACAGCTTGTTCATGATAATTTCAACCATCTTTACCGGTTTGCGTTTCATTGATTTGGATCCAGTTTCTGTTGCATTGACCAAAAATGTTAAACAAGTTCATTTATTATGTTATTGCATGAGATTTCACAAATCAGAAACCTGTCCTGGTTTGGTTCCATGTGTTCTGAGACTTACGCGCCGCCCTGAACTTGCATAGATCCGATCTCGTTGTTACCCCAGCCCATGGCCTGCAGTGAGGGGTAGTCGTCGTTTATCTCCCACTGGCTTCCCATGAAGTTCTCCTTCTCAAACAGCATCATCTTGGACTCCTTGTGGTTCTGTTTGCATGTAAGAAAGATTCATCAAGCACATACGTATTATCCTGTGGAAActttgattaaaacagcattcagTTAAAGACGTACCATTGCTGAAGGACATTAAGGTCCAATGATTTGCATGAGGCCTTGTTCtattttaaagtcccattagtcatcacacactggtgaaattcatctccgcctttgacccatccccgtggggagcggtgagctgcagcagtggctgtgctcgggaactatttggaggTTTAAGCCCCCAGTTCAACCCTTCAAAGCTgagagtcaagcagggaggcactgggtcccattttgaaagtctttggtatgacccgaccggcatTTGAACCCCAATATCCCAGTCTCAgagtggacactcataccactagaccactgagaaggTTTGAGCTCCAATAAGGATTCTTTGTCTCCAGTAAAggttttgtgtgtctgtgtgtgttttgttattgTGACAAATTAAACATTTCAAGTAGAAAATAAGACGTCAGACTAAAAGAAAGCCAGAAGCTGCTGGTCTGGAACAGAAACGCACAGCAGAGCAGATGGGGCGGAAGGACATCATCCTCTCGATGTGGTAAGCGTTGCTGCCGCTCCACGACTCCCAATGAGGATACTCTCCTCTCTCCAACACAAACTGCTGCCCACAAAAGCTGGAGTGCTCATATCCTGCCCAGCTGTCACCAACAAACACAAAGTTACACATCATAAATGGATCATTAGGACGTTCAGAAAGCACACTCCAAGATGCTTTTTTAAATGTACCCTCATAAAAACCTgttaaataatttctaagtgaccTTTTGTTTTAGCTACTATAATGTAGTGGTTTTATGGTTGAAAGTTCCctccagtgctgttttctttctgtAGAGATCTTTGAACTTACGCGCCACACTCCACCTTAAGTGAGCGGATGTTGTCAATGCTACACTCCATGACGTTCTGGCAGGCCGAGGTGAACTCCAGACGTTTTCCCTGGAAGTTTTCCTGGTCATAAACTGTGATCTGGAGAGGACAAACATGCATGAATGTGGCATGCACGAAACGCATGCACGTTATTATGCATGCACAGACGCACACACGTAACTGATCTCATCAGACCAGGTatggaaattaaaaaaaaaagttttgttttgtttttcattaaTTTGTATGACATTTGTATGACAATGCATCAAATTTACCTTCCAAGGTCCCAGTGGGTTTGGATTATGCTGAGCCATGCTACCGGGTGTTTCAGAGTGGAATTACCTTCAGAGCAGAGGATTTCTGTGAGTGTTGATTGGGGGAAAAACACACATAAAAGTTTCTTTTTAAAGTTTTCCATGTTTTTTAAAAGCTGTTTGAAATAATCCAGCTCCTCTAAGTCTGCTTCATTCAGAACCATGACAAAGCTTCCTGTTGATGTAAGCAGAAGCCATATTTAATCTTGCTGTGCACAGTCACTGCCTGTATATGCATGTCTGCCTTCAGTCTATACATTCATATGACTCAGCAGAGTGACTAAAGAGAAAAGACACAAAAACATGTAAAGTAACAATGGTCTGTATAttgaggattgagatatagggcttACCTGACCGGCCCCAAAGAATAGCTGCTCGGTGCTCAAAGGGGCTCCACAAAAACCATGTTCTGACCCCCAAGTGAACGAACCTTTTTATACATGCTGGGGCTGAAAAGCAGCTTGGGCTGTGGGTTGGGGCAGGAGTCAGCACATTGCTGTTAGACACATTGTTTGGATCTGAGCTGCTGGGCTTTAGTGAGCTGCTGTGGGACTGGATGGAGGGCACCATGCCCAGTGCAAATAAGCAAAAGTTCTGAATGATCCCTGTCCAGCAGGCAGGGCCGAGTCCTGG
Encoded here:
- the cryba1a gene encoding crystallin, beta A1a isoform X2 gives rise to the protein MAQHNPNPLGPWKITVYDQENFQGKRLEFTSACQNVMECSIDNIRSLKVECGAWAGYEHSSFCGQQFVLERGEYPHWESWSGSNAYHIERMMSFRPICSANHKESKMMLFEKENFMGSQWEINDDYPSLQAMGWGNNEIGSMQVQGGAWVCYQFPGYRGYQYIMECDRHGGEYKHYREWGSHAQSFQVQSLRRIQQ
- the cryba1a gene encoding crystallin, beta A1a isoform X1, with protein sequence MRFVHATFMHVCPLQITVYDQENFQGKRLEFTSACQNVMECSIDNIRSLKVECGAWAGYEHSSFCGQQFVLERGEYPHWESWSGSNAYHIERMMSFRPICSANHKESKMMLFEKENFMGSQWEINDDYPSLQAMGWGNNEIGSMQVQGGAWVCYQFPGYRGYQYIMECDRHGGEYKHYREWGSHAQSFQVQSLRRIQQ